A genomic window from Macaca thibetana thibetana isolate TM-01 chromosome 16, ASM2454274v1, whole genome shotgun sequence includes:
- the LOC126938926 gene encoding histidine-rich glycoprotein-like isoform X4, with amino-acid sequence MHTDHAHTYSTHTHTAHAHRPHAHHAHTHTAHAHRPHAHVQHAHTLHMHTNHTHTYSTHTHCTCTQTTRTPRAHTHTAHAHRPHAHVQHAHTHCTCTQTTRTRTARTHTLHMHTDHAHTYSTHTHTAHAHRPCTHVQHAHTHCTCTQTTCTCTHTHVRTHTHVHTQHMHTDHTHTYSMHVHTLHMHTDHTHTYTHTLHVHTDHTHMYTHTRAHTHTRAHTAHAHRPHAHVQHAQPHSTCRRVLTAYMYSHCIHRPSLHTRAHMRVHTSTQYIQACTLNTCTHCTHVLMYTHMHSLHACTHYTRMHSVHTSRTPHTVCAHPVHPTRCVHAHTCFSVLKSLGHASSCVPGGVRTIEVAAEGGEEKVDSRQDIPDHA; translated from the exons tGCGCACACGTacagcacgcacacacacactgcacatgcacacagaccacacgcacac catgcacacacacacacagcacatgcacacagaccacACGCACACGTACAGCACgcacacacactgcacatgcacacaaaccACACGCACACGTACAGCACgcacacacactgcacatgcacacaaaccacacgcacac cacgcgcacacacacacactgcacatgcacacagaccacACGCACACGTacagcacgcacacacacactgcacatgcacacagaccacACGCACACGTacagcacgcacacacacactgcacatgcacacagaccatGCACACACGTacagcacgcacacacacactgcacatgcacacagaccatGCACACACGTacagcacgcacacacacactgcacatgcacacagaccacatgcacatgtacacacacacacgtgcgcacgcacacacacgtgcacacacagcacatgcacacagaccacACGCACACGTACAGCATGCACGtacacacactgcacatgcacacagaccacacgcacacgtacacacacacactgcacgtGCACACAGACCAcacgcacatgtacacacacacacgtgcgcacacacacacacgtgcacacactgcacatgcacacagaccacACGCACACGTACAGCACGCACAGCCGCACAGTACATGCAGACGTGTGCTCACTGCATACATGTATTCACACTGCATACACAGACCCTCACTGCACACGCGTGCACACATGCGTGTACACACATCCACACAGTACATACAGGCATGTACTCTGAACACCTGCACACACTGTACACATGTgctcatgtacacacacatgcactcactaCATGCATGCACTCACTACACACGCATGCACAGTGTGCACACATCCCGCACACCCCACACAGTGTGCGCGCACCCCGTACACCCCACACGgtgtgtgcacgcgcacacaTGCTTCAGTGTCCTCAAGTCACTGGGACACGCATCTTCCTGTGTCCCAGGCGGGGTCAGGACTATTGAGGTGGCTGCAGAGGGTGGGGAGGAAAAGGTGGACTCCAGGCAGGACATCCCTGACCATGCCTAA
- the LOC126938926 gene encoding histidine-rich glycoprotein-like isoform X1: MHTDHTHMYTHTHSTCTQTMRTRTACTHTLHMHTDHTHTYSTHTHCTCTQTTRTRTHTHTLHMHTDHTHTYSMHAHTAHAHRPCAHLQHAHTHTAHAHRPHAHVQHAHTLHMHTNHTHTYSTHTHCTCTQTTRTPRAHTHTAHAHRPHAHVQHAHTHCTCTQTTRTRTARTHTLHMHTDHAHTYSTHTHTAHAHRPCTHVQHAHTHCTCTQTTCTCTHTHVRTHTHVHTQHMHTDHTHTYSMHVHTLHMHTDHTHTYTHTLHVHTDHTHMYTHTRAHTHTRAHTAHAHRPHAHVQHAQPHSTCRRVLTAYMYSHCIHRPSLHTRAHMRVHTSTQYIQACTLNTCTHCTHVLMYTHMHSLHACTHYTRMHSVHTSRTPHTVCAHPVHPTRCVHAHTCFSVLKSLGHASSCVPGGVRTIEVAAEGGEEKVDSRQDIPDHA, translated from the exons atgcacacagaccacacgcacatgtacacacacacacacagcacatgcacacagaccatGCGCACACGTACAGCATGCACGCACacactgcacatgcacacagaccacacgcacacatacagcacgcacacacactgcacatgcacacaaaccacacgcacacgtacacacacacacacactgcacatgcacacagaccacACGCACACGTAcagcatgcacgcacacacagcacatgcacacagaccatGCGCACACCtacagcatgcacacacacacacagcacatgcacacagaccacACGCACACGTACAGCACgcacacacactgcacatgcacacaaaccACACGCACACGTACAGCACgcacacacactgcacatgcacacaaaccacacgcacac cacgcgcacacacacacactgcacatgcacacagaccacACGCACACGTacagcacgcacacacacactgcacatgcacacagaccacACGCACACGTacagcacgcacacacacactgcacatgcacacagaccatGCACACACGTacagcacgcacacacacactgcacatgcacacagaccatGCACACACGTacagcacgcacacacacactgcacatgcacacagaccacatgcacatgtacacacacacacgtgcgcacgcacacacacgtgcacacacagcacatgcacacagaccacACGCACACGTACAGCATGCACGtacacacactgcacatgcacacagaccacacgcacacgtacacacacacactgcacgtGCACACAGACCAcacgcacatgtacacacacacacgtgcgcacacacacacacgtgcacacactgcacatgcacacagaccacACGCACACGTACAGCACGCACAGCCGCACAGTACATGCAGACGTGTGCTCACTGCATACATGTATTCACACTGCATACACAGACCCTCACTGCACACGCGTGCACACATGCGTGTACACACATCCACACAGTACATACAGGCATGTACTCTGAACACCTGCACACACTGTACACATGTgctcatgtacacacacatgcactcactaCATGCATGCACTCACTACACACGCATGCACAGTGTGCACACATCCCGCACACCCCACACAGTGTGCGCGCACCCCGTACACCCCACACGgtgtgtgcacgcgcacacaTGCTTCAGTGTCCTCAAGTCACTGGGACACGCATCTTCCTGTGTCCCAGGCGGGGTCAGGACTATTGAGGTGGCTGCAGAGGGTGGGGAGGAAAAGGTGGACTCCAGGCAGGACATCCCTGACCATGCCTAA
- the LOC126938926 gene encoding histidine-rich glycoprotein-like isoform X5, with amino-acid sequence MHTDHTHMYTHTHSTCTQTMRTRTACTHTLHMHTDHTHTYSTHTHCTCTQTTRTPRAHTHTAHAHRPHAHVQHAHTHCTCTQTTRTRTARTHTLHMHTDHAHTYSTHTHTAHAHRPCTHVQHAHTHCTCTQTTCTCTHTHVRTHTHVHTQHMHTDHTHTYSMHVHTLHMHTDHTHTYTHTLHVHTDHTHMYTHTRAHTHTRAHTAHAHRPHAHVQHAQPHSTCRRVLTAYMYSHCIHRPSLHTRAHMRVHTSTQYIQACTLNTCTHCTHVLMYTHMHSLHACTHYTRMHSVHTSRTPHTVCAHPVHPTRCVHAHTCFSVLKSLGHASSCVPGGVRTIEVAAEGGEEKVDSRQDIPDHA; translated from the exons atgcacacagaccacacgcacatgtacacacacacacacagcacatgcacacagaccatGCGCACACGTACAGCATGCACGCACacactgcacatgcacacagaccacacgcacacatacagcacgcacacacactgcacatgcacacaaaccacacgcacac cacgcgcacacacacacactgcacatgcacacagaccacACGCACACGTacagcacgcacacacacactgcacatgcacacagaccacACGCACACGTacagcacgcacacacacactgcacatgcacacagaccatGCACACACGTacagcacgcacacacacactgcacatgcacacagaccatGCACACACGTacagcacgcacacacacactgcacatgcacacagaccacatgcacatgtacacacacacacgtgcgcacgcacacacacgtgcacacacagcacatgcacacagaccacACGCACACGTACAGCATGCACGtacacacactgcacatgcacacagaccacacgcacacgtacacacacacactgcacgtGCACACAGACCAcacgcacatgtacacacacacacgtgcgcacacacacacacgtgcacacactgcacatgcacacagaccacACGCACACGTACAGCACGCACAGCCGCACAGTACATGCAGACGTGTGCTCACTGCATACATGTATTCACACTGCATACACAGACCCTCACTGCACACGCGTGCACACATGCGTGTACACACATCCACACAGTACATACAGGCATGTACTCTGAACACCTGCACACACTGTACACATGTgctcatgtacacacacatgcactcactaCATGCATGCACTCACTACACACGCATGCACAGTGTGCACACATCCCGCACACCCCACACAGTGTGCGCGCACCCCGTACACCCCACACGgtgtgtgcacgcgcacacaTGCTTCAGTGTCCTCAAGTCACTGGGACACGCATCTTCCTGTGTCCCAGGCGGGGTCAGGACTATTGAGGTGGCTGCAGAGGGTGGGGAGGAAAAGGTGGACTCCAGGCAGGACATCCCTGACCATGCCTAA
- the LOC126938926 gene encoding histidine-rich glycoprotein-like isoform X3, whose protein sequence is MHTDHAHTYSMHAHTAHAHRPHAHIQHAHTLHMHTNHTHTYTHTHTAHAHRPHAHVQHARTHSTCTQTMRTHTARAHTHTAHAHRPHAHVQHAHTHCTCTQTTRTRTARTHTLHMHTDHAHTYSTHTHTAHAHRPCTHVQHAHTHCTCTQTTCTCTHTHVRTHTHVHTQHMHTDHTHTYSMHVHTLHMHTDHTHTYTHTLHVHTDHTHMYTHTRAHTHTRAHTAHAHRPHAHVQHAQPHSTCRRVLTAYMYSHCIHRPSLHTRAHMRVHTSTQYIQACTLNTCTHCTHVLMYTHMHSLHACTHYTRMHSVHTSRTPHTVCAHPVHPTRCVHAHTCFSVLKSLGHASSCVPGGVRTIEVAAEGGEEKVDSRQDIPDHA, encoded by the exons atgcacacagaccatGCGCACACGTACAGCATGCACGCACacactgcacatgcacacagaccacacgcacacatacagcacgcacacacactgcacatgcacacaaaccacacgcacacgtacacacacacacacactgcacatgcacacagaccacACGCACACGTAcagcatgcacgcacacacagcacatgcacacagaccatGCGCACAC atacagcacgcgcacacacacacactgcacatgcacacagaccacACGCACACGTacagcacgcacacacacactgcacatgcacacagaccacACGCACACGTacagcacgcacacacacactgcacatgcacacagaccatGCACACACGTacagcacgcacacacacactgcacatgcacacagaccatGCACACACGTacagcacgcacacacacactgcacatgcacacagaccacatgcacatgtacacacacacacgtgcgcacgcacacacacgtgcacacacagcacatgcacacagaccacACGCACACGTACAGCATGCACGtacacacactgcacatgcacacagaccacacgcacacgtacacacacacactgcacgtGCACACAGACCAcacgcacatgtacacacacacacgtgcgcacacacacacacgtgcacacactgcacatgcacacagaccacACGCACACGTACAGCACGCACAGCCGCACAGTACATGCAGACGTGTGCTCACTGCATACATGTATTCACACTGCATACACAGACCCTCACTGCACACGCGTGCACACATGCGTGTACACACATCCACACAGTACATACAGGCATGTACTCTGAACACCTGCACACACTGTACACATGTgctcatgtacacacacatgcactcactaCATGCATGCACTCACTACACACGCATGCACAGTGTGCACACATCCCGCACACCCCACACAGTGTGCGCGCACCCCGTACACCCCACACGgtgtgtgcacgcgcacacaTGCTTCAGTGTCCTCAAGTCACTGGGACACGCATCTTCCTGTGTCCCAGGCGGGGTCAGGACTATTGAGGTGGCTGCAGAGGGTGGGGAGGAAAAGGTGGACTCCAGGCAGGACATCCCTGACCATGCCTAA
- the LOC126938947 gene encoding LOW QUALITY PROTEIN: uncharacterized protein LOC126938947 (The sequence of the model RefSeq protein was modified relative to this genomic sequence to represent the inferred CDS: inserted 2 bases in 2 codons; deleted 3 bases in 2 codons; substituted 1 base at 1 genomic stop codon), producing MRRLCFPEPSNVLGPAAVLSFCQCIHTVHSLISCQDPWDYGTSRAAFSGHCPHLWAPVASRPLALGHLGGWGGGGVGISLIQAPHAXPWGLSALQVPRVPPCPSSASHEWAQGWVRGPQKLPXCTSPARHSSSKVTKTSASVLXGAPGRCPVSLVTWVGSFLSAPFHTAGGEENHIQIRGGSGAGLSIRTQPPHFCV from the exons ATGAGGCGCCTGTGCTTCCCCGAGCCCTCGAATGTTCTGGGGCCAGCGGCTGTGCTCAGCTTCTGCCAGTGCATCCACACGGTCCATTCCCTCATCTCATGTCAGGACCCCTGGGATTACGGGACCAGCAGAGCTGCCTTCTCTGGCCACTGCCCGCACCTGTGGGCCCCTGTGGCATCTAGGCCACTTGCTCTGGGGCAT ttggggggctggggagggggtggggttgGCATCAGCTTGATCCAGGCTCCTCATGCCTGACCCTGGGGTCTGTCTGCACTC CAAGTGCCAAGAGTGCCTCCCTGCCCCTCATCTGCCTCCCACGAGTGGGCCCAGGGCTGGGTGAGGGGTCCCCAGAAGCTGC TGTGCACCTCACCAGCCCGTCACTCTTCTTctaaagtaacaaaaacaagTGCCTCAGTTC ACGGGGCCCCGGGTCGCTGTCCTGTCTCTCTCGTTACCTGGGTCGGCTCCTTCCTCTCAGCCCCCTTTCATACGGCAGGAGGGGAGGAGAACCACATCCAGATCCGTGGGGGCAGTGGGGCCGGGCTGAGCATCAGGACACAGCCTCCCCATTTCTGTGTGTAA